The Patescibacteria group bacterium DNA window CAATTGCTCCTAACACCAACTGGTGCTGGGGTGATGTATACCTTGCTTCCGCTTATGTTGCTCGACCATTATATATGGTCGCTCCATGCCGGTATTGTGCTCTTAGTTTTGGTCGGTCTGGGTCTTAGTAGTAAGGAAACGGTATCTTGACACGTTAGCACTCGCTTTTGTAGAGTGCTATCACGGTCGACGACACCACATACCTGTGGTGTTTTCCGACAGCCGTAACTATCGTTATTAATACATCATTCATTATGAAGCTAAAACCATTAGCTGATCACGTAATAGTGAAACCAGCGAAGGAGGAAGAAGTAACCAAGTCGGGTATTGTTTTGCCAGATACCGCAAAAAGCGAAAAGCCAGAACAAGGTGAGGTGCTGGCGGTTGGTCCAGGGAAGCTTTTAGAAAACGGTACTCGTGCACCGATGACTGTCAACGTTGGCGACAAAATTGTTTTTAAGAAATACAGCCCCGACGAAGTAAAGATTGATGGTGAAGAGTATTTGGTGGTCAGTGAGTCAGACATCATCGCCGTGGTAGCCGCGTAACATAACTCAATTCATTAAATTATGGCAAAAATAATAGAATTTAGAGAGGATGCTCGCGCGGGGTTGAAGCGCGGAATCGACAAAGTCGCGAACGCCGTAAAGGTAACACTCGGTCCATCTGGTCGACACGTGGTACTCGATAAGGGGTTTGGTTCACCAACCATAACGAATGACGGCGTTACTATCGCCAAAGATATTGAACTGGAAGACAAGATTGAGAATGTTGGTGCGGCACTTGTTCAAGAAGTTGCCAGTAAGACAAATGACGTCGCTGGTGACGGGACGACAACCGCCACCGTACTCATTCAAGCGCTGGTTGGCGAGGGCTTTAAGCAAGTTGCCGCTGGCGGCAATCCAGTTACCCTGCAGCGGGAGATTCATGAACGAGTTCGTGAGGTCATAGCAGAACTGAAAGCCATGTCGAAGCCCGTCACAACTGACGAAGAAATTGCCCAGGTGGCGACGATTTCCGCTGGTGACACCGAGGTTGGTTCACTGATTGCCAAGGTAATGAAGGAAGTTGGTAAGGATGGCGTCATTACTGTTGAAGAGTCACAGACCATGGGGTTGGATCACGAAGTCGTAAAGGGTATGCGATTCGATCGTGGGTATGTATCAGCGTATATGGTGACCAACGCCGACCGGATGGAGGCTGAATATCATGACCCGTACATTCTCATTACCGATCGTAAGATTTCAGCGCTCAGTGAAATTCTTCCACTCCTCGAGAAGTTGGCCGCAACTGGTAAAAAAGAACTCGTTATTATTGCTGAAGATGTGGATGGTGAAGCGCTTGCCACGCTTGTCGTGAACAAGATCCGAGGCACCTTTAATACCCTCGCCATTAAGGCGCCGGGTTATGGCGATCGTCGAAAAGAAATGTTGGAAGACATGGCGGTGCTTACTGGTGGGCGAGTCATCTCAGAAGACATTGGTTTGAAACTAGAAAACGCTACAGTCGAAGATCTTGGGCAAGCGCGTCGGGTTGTCTCTCGGAAAGAAGAAACCGATCTCGTCGAAGGTCGTGGCGACGAGCAAGCTATTAAAGACCGCATCGCAAGAATCCGAAAGGAACTAGAGAACACAGACAATGAGTTTGATCGGGAGAAGTTGCAAGAACGATTAGCCAAGTTGGCTGGTGGCGTCGGGGTCATTAAAGTTGGCGCTGCGACTGAGACAGAAATGAAAGATCGAAAGTTTAAGATTGAAGACGCATTGAATGCTACGAAAGCAGCGGTAGAGGAAGGCATTGTCCCTGGTGGTGGGGTGGCGTTGGCGCAGACATCAAACGAGTTCAAGAATCTTAAAGAAGGTAATGAGAAGCGCCCAGTGTCCATCATCGATAAAGCGCTCCTTGAGCCAATCAAACAGATTGCTGCGAACGCCGGTCGCGACGGCTCGATTGTGCTTTACAACGTTATCGAAGCGCACAAGAAGCATGGGGCGACGTATGGGTATAATCCAATGACCGATGGGTACGTCGATCTCATGAAAAAAGGCATCATTGATCCTTTGAAAGTTACTCGTACCGCTCTCGAAAACGCTGCTTCGATTGCCGCCACCTTGTTGACGACTGAGGCGGTTATCACGGACAAGCCAGAGAAAGGTGAGAAACCGAGTCCGGCTGGTATTCCTGGCGGGGACATGGGCATGTACTAACGCGCACCGTTTTGTGCCAAAAAATCCTCCGCCCACACGGAGGATTTTTTGTTTATGTGTCGTGCTATACTTTTTCTATGCGTTTTGTACCAAGGGTCCCAAAGATAATCATTCAAGATCTGGGAAGGTCGCGCATCGCGCCTGTGGTTATTTTGATAGTAGTGCTCTGTGCTGCTGAGTATGGCTTTCGGTATTACTTTTCAGTGCCGGCGATTATTGGCTACCTGACGTACTGGCTTGGCTTAAGTTTCTTTTTTTACGTTGTTACGAAAAATCTTGTCGTCAGAGAGCACGATGATATGCTGCTCTTCGTTACCATAGGAATGACAGGTGCGGTGACGGGTCTTTTTTTGGCACTTTGGAAAGTGTATTTGTATCAAGAACTTTGGACAGCGTTTAATTTGATCGCTGAACCTGTTCGTACTGGCCTCTATGGGTTTATGATTGCCTGGCTTTTCGTGCGAGCGCAATCAAACGTTCGGCAAGCAACATTTTCATCCCCGAATTAATAGCATAATGCTTCTATGACCAGTAAGACGTCCAAGCGTGAACAACGCGAAAAAATAACCGACGTAGCCCCAGCCCAGGCAGACAGAGTGTTGGCTGTCTTGTCGTACCTCTGGATTTTCTTTGTCGTTCCTTTGGTGTTGCGTCCGGAAAGTGCCTTTATACAGTTTCATGCTAAGCAAGGAATTGTTGTTGCGCTTGCCTGGTTCATGCTTTGGGTAATCGGTATTGTGCCACTCCTTGGTTGGCTACTATTCCCCGTTGGGAGTCTTCTTCTTTTGGCTGTTAACGTGCTTGCCATTGTAAAAGCATGGCAAGGCGAGATGTGGAGAATTCCTTATTTGCATCAATACGTTGCTAGACTTGGTTTATAAAAATTTTAACTTCAGATTTTGTCGTTTTTGTGTTATAAAATAGGTAGTAAATTTTAATTCGTCGTGGTTACGGCGTACGTACTGCAAGCATAGAAAACGTGCATTTTTTTCTGATAAGAAAGCAAGCTGGTATAAGGAGAAGGATTTCGTCCTTTGTGATTGTTGTTGCGCTTGTGGTAACTGGTTTTACGCCAGGGAACATTCTTGCGGCAACAGGGGTACCGAACATTATTAATCATCAAGGGAGGTTACTTGACGCAAGTAGCAACCTCATTGGCGGCTCGGGGACAAATTATTGTTTCCGCTTCTCTTTATATTCAGATACAACGGTTGGTGCGCCTGATACAAAATTGTGGCCATCCGGCACCCCCTCGACCATGACGGTTGAAGTAAAGAATGGCATTTTCAACGTTGGTATTGGCGACACGGCAGCCGGCGGCGACACGTTAGATTTTGATTTTCAGACAACAGACACAAGCTACTTGAACGTTGAGGTTGCGCCACAAGTTTCAAGTTCTTGTGTCGGTGTTAGTTTTGAAACGCTTAGCCCTCGGCAACGGGTGGTTGCTTCAGGCTACGCCATCAACGCAGAAACTGTTGGTGGTTTTACTCCCGCGCAGTCCGCCACAGGCAGTCAAATTCCTGTGCTCACCTCCGGCAATCTATTTCTTGGTGGCACAAACCCGCAATTAAATGTTACTGGTGCGAACACGCTCACGTTGCAAGGTGGTGCCGGGACTGGTGCCATTCAATTTTTTTCTTCCTCAAACGCCATCACGTCGGCTGGTGCGCTAACTATTGCGGGGGTCTTTGATACCGCGAGTACTCTGCAAGCCGGTTCCAGTAACGTAACACTTACCCTCGCAACCGGTTTTATCGATGCCGACGCATTAACACTGTTCGCCGGTGCAGATGGAGCAAGCGCAACAACGTCTACTGGTTCAGGCCTCGAAGCGGCTGCTGATGGGCTTAGCTTATTGCAAGGGTGTAGTGATTCTGAGGTATTGAAATGGAATGAGACGACCGATGTCTGGGCGTGTGCGGTTGACGCTACTGGCGGTTCAGCGTCACTCCAAGGAGCGTACGATGGCGGTGCCGCCATTACCTCTTCAAACGCTCGTGACCTGGCCTTTACTCTGGCCAACACAGCAACTGATTCTAATTTTGCAATTTCTATTGCCGCCGATTCAACCTCAACCGTATCAATTAGCCGTGCCGATGGTGGCGCCACAAGCCCCGCCCAGCTTTTCTTACTTGATAATCTTGACACCGATACCGCGCAACCCATTGCTCTTAAAATTCAGTCCTTGGCTGGAACTATCACTACTGCCCTCGATGTATCTGACGCCGAGATTGGTACTGCTCTGGCAATTGGGTCAAATAGTATCACGACGAGTAGCGGCACTATTGCAGCAACCGAACTTGATCGTCTAACAGGCAAAGACGCACCACTCGTTGACACCAATGATGCAGTTGCCACCGCCATCACTGGCACAGGCACCATCACTTCCGGCATCTGGAACGCCGGGGCGGTGACATCTTCGGGCGCCATTCAGGGCACCACGCTGACCGCCACTGCTGCTGGTGGCGTTATTCTGCAGAACGCAGAAACCATTACGAACGCCATTGATGGCCTCATCACCTTCACTCGTACAGACGCCAACGCCGACACCATCAGCATTTCCCCAGCAACCGGTGGCGCCGCGACGTTTGCCGGTATCTTCACCTCTGCCGACCTCACTGCTGACCGAACATGGACTCTGCCAAACGTTTCTGGCACGGTCATCACCACTGGCGACACCGGCTCAGTGACGAGCGCCATGATTCTAGACGGCACCGTAGCAAACGGTGATCTCGCCGCTGGTACGTTCACCAACATCACTGGCACGGGCGCCTTAGATGCTGGTTCCATCACTGCTAACTTTGGTGCCATTAACGTTGGTGCCGACAGCATCACCGGCGGCGCTATGCAAGGAACATTCCTCACCGCCACAACCGCTGCTTTCGGCCTCGTCATTGGCACTGGAGTGAACGCCACCACGCTTTCCTCCACCGCTAGCGCCGCCCGTGCCATCTCTTTCCCGGATGTGGCCGGCACACTCATTAGTACTGGTGACACCGGCACCGTCACGAGCACTATGATTCTGGATGGCACCGTGGCGAACGGCGACTTAGCCGGCTCCATTGCCGCTTCTAAACTTGTGGGTTCCGATATCGCCGCCGTTGGCACCATCACCTCCGGCATCTGGAACGCCGGGGCAGTGACATCTTCGGGTAACATTGATGCCACCGGCACACTGCAAGCTGGGTCATCGAACATTACTATCACCGTTGCGGCTGGGTATCTTGATGGTGATGCTCTGCAACTTACCAATGCTGGTGCCGGTGCCACCTCCTCTAATTCAGGACTTGAAGTTATTTCTGATAAGATCGGGCTCCTCCAAGGTTG harbors:
- the groES gene encoding co-chaperone GroES, encoding MKLKPLADHVIVKPAKEEEVTKSGIVLPDTAKSEKPEQGEVLAVGPGKLLENGTRAPMTVNVGDKIVFKKYSPDEVKIDGEEYLVVSESDIIAVVAA
- the groL gene encoding chaperonin GroEL (60 kDa chaperone family; promotes refolding of misfolded polypeptides especially under stressful conditions; forms two stacked rings of heptamers to form a barrel-shaped 14mer; ends can be capped by GroES; misfolded proteins enter the barrel where they are refolded when GroES binds); amino-acid sequence: MAKIIEFREDARAGLKRGIDKVANAVKVTLGPSGRHVVLDKGFGSPTITNDGVTIAKDIELEDKIENVGAALVQEVASKTNDVAGDGTTTATVLIQALVGEGFKQVAAGGNPVTLQREIHERVREVIAELKAMSKPVTTDEEIAQVATISAGDTEVGSLIAKVMKEVGKDGVITVEESQTMGLDHEVVKGMRFDRGYVSAYMVTNADRMEAEYHDPYILITDRKISALSEILPLLEKLAATGKKELVIIAEDVDGEALATLVVNKIRGTFNTLAIKAPGYGDRRKEMLEDMAVLTGGRVISEDIGLKLENATVEDLGQARRVVSRKEETDLVEGRGDEQAIKDRIARIRKELENTDNEFDREKLQERLAKLAGGVGVIKVGAATETEMKDRKFKIEDALNATKAAVEEGIVPGGGVALAQTSNEFKNLKEGNEKRPVSIIDKALLEPIKQIAANAGRDGSIVLYNVIEAHKKHGATYGYNPMTDGYVDLMKKGIIDPLKVTRTALENAASIAATLLTTEAVITDKPEKGEKPSPAGIPGGDMGMY
- a CDS encoding DUF4870 domain-containing protein, with product MTSKTSKREQREKITDVAPAQADRVLAVLSYLWIFFVVPLVLRPESAFIQFHAKQGIVVALAWFMLWVIGIVPLLGWLLFPVGSLLLLAVNVLAIVKAWQGEMWRIPYLHQYVARLGL